In Aedes albopictus strain Foshan chromosome 3, AalbF5, whole genome shotgun sequence, the following are encoded in one genomic region:
- the LOC109414759 gene encoding uncharacterized protein LOC109414759, whose amino-acid sequence MDLTHLSNEEIDYELALRFVVNLGPSTHRNKVLKLKELMSQEDETSMHNSEHVMSSSTNLETCQNKIGELRKLVDEAILIKDTFVISQLRSRLLHYDARLKIIQPLAPFVSTKETLCALVKVLLSEVNSAIVRIGKRSDRSDSAVTSLTPFGGTIEEREDLQRHLASKQTEATSSQGAYSLLEFTNGGQHQEDNTRVSTARNTSTGAVHKEQLGSVSYTEGVPPLTVNNNLQRANSMFEDHEPQLSATSSPVVSGRGRGLVPRGQHDRRDSNRGRGRSTNTSAANDSLNGKDHIHDQTFRNIITNNASLYADLVERLARREQSVRTQPTERAEDRRMMKAVHNWPFKFRGEKDTTSLNIFLDRVETFAKSEGMSDGTLLSSIKHLLQDDALDWYARAMTQQSLYSWQAFKKEIRKEFLPVGYAQILRLEASFRFQGQHESFAKYYRDIAALFRFISPPMTEEEKFFIVKKNMNADYAAIVTAARPMDLHEMVEVCTSYDETRMLLNRQRRVPVPHNSLLEPNFATPVGPAKQYQQSQPPRYPRVNAVESIEGSENTSADQQSILACDEEEAEWQSKLDQLIQQVSALKGQFERKQPKHSTNQTQNQNRSSLIQPSGLSHSARIQSSPQHQRWQSEQQQEGWQQDRTRAHPANPPAPSQHLQEAQHQQPWPQSQQFPVWQQRSYANQSPSLQIQSSRQQLSSADARIAMNCWNCDEEGHRFMDCPKPQAILFCYRCGRKGYSLRSCFTCRTDAGNQQAGNQQ is encoded by the coding sequence ATGGATTTGACGCATTTGAGTAACGAGGAAATTGATTACGAATTAGCGCTTCGCTTCGTTGTCAACCTCGGACCTTCAACTCACAGGAACAAAGTCCTGAAGTTGAAAGAACTGATGTCGCAGGAAGATGAGACTTCCATGCACAATTCAGAACATGTAATGAGCTCCAGTACAAATTTAGAAACCTGTCAAAACAAGATCGGTGAGCTTAGAAAACTAGTTGATGAAGCGATCCTGATAAAAGACACTTTTGTCATCTCTCAACTACGTTCGCGACTTCTTCACTACGATGCTAGACTGAAAATCATTCAGCCGCTCGCGCCATTCGTGAGTACAAAGGAAACATTGTGTGCTCTGGTCAAAGTGCTACTCAGTGAAGTGAATAGTGCGATAGTGCGTATCGGGAAGAGAAGTGATCGAAGCGACAGTGCAGTGACGAGTTTAACACCATTCGGAGGGACAATAGAGGAGAGAGAAGACCTGCAACGCCACCTCGCATCGAAGCAAACCGAAGCCACATCATCACAGGGAGCGTATTCTCTCCTGGAGTTCACAAACGGCGGACAACACCAGGAAGACAACACACGCGTCTCAACGGCACGGAATACCAGCACAGGCGCAGTGCATAAAGAACAGCTGGGCAGCGTGAGCTACACAGAAGGAGTTCCACCGTTGACAGTGAACAACAACCTCCAACGAGCCAACAGCATGTTCGAGGATCACGAGCCGCAGTTGTCAGCAACAAGTTCACCTGTGGTGAGCGGTCGGGGCAGAGGACTAGTGCCAAGAGGCCAACATGACCGGCGAGACAGCAACAGAGGTAGAGGAAGATCGACCAACACTTCAGCGGCAAACGACAGCCTAAATGGAAAAGACCACATACACGACCAGACGTTCAGGAACATCATCACCAACAATGCCAGCCTGTACGCCGATCTGGTAGAACGGCTAGCGCGAAGAGAGCAGTCTGTACGAACACAACCAACAGAACGAGCAGAAGACCGGAGAATGATGAAAGCAGTGCATAACTGGCCGTTCAAATTCCGAGGCGAGAAAGACACTACGTCCTTAAACATATTCCTCGATAGGGTCGAAACATTCGCCAAATCAGAAGGGATGAGCGACGGAACACTTCTTTCGTCAATCAAACATCTTCTTCAAGATGACGCCTTAGACTGGTATGCGCGTGCTATGACACAACAATCTCTCTATTCATGGCAGGCCTTCAAGAAGGAAATAAGAAAAGAGTTCCTACCAGTTGGATATGCACAGATACTACGACTGGAAGCCAGCTTCCGTTTTCAGGGCCAGCATGAATCGTTTGCCAAATACTACCGAGACATCGCAGCACTCTTTCGATTCATCTCGCCACCAATGACGGAGGAGGAAAAGTTTTTCATCGTCAAGAAAAACATGAATGCCGACTACGCGGCAATAGTAACAGCGGCACGACCGATGGACTTGCATGAGATGGTTGAAGTGTGCACAAGCTATGACGAAACACGTATGCTTCTTAATAGGCAACGTAGAGTTCCAGTCCCGCACAACTCGTTGTTGGAGCCTAACTTCGCCACCCCAGTAGGTCCTGCAAAACAATACCAACAATCACAGCCGCCCCGATATCCGAGAGTCAACGCAGTAGAATCTATCGAGGGTAGCGAGAACACGTCGGCAGATCAACAGTCCATTTTGGCGTGCGATGAAGAGGAAGCAGAATGGCAAAGCAAGCTAGACCAGCTGATACAACAAGTAAGTGCTTTGAAGGGTCAATTCGAGCGAAAGCAACCGAAACATTCGACTAACCAGACTCAAAACCAAAACAGATCTTCGTTGATTCAGCCATCGGGGCTGTCGCATAGTGCGCGTATTCAATCAAGTCCTCAACATCAACGGTGGCAATCGGAGCAGCAACAGGAAGGCTGGCAGCAAGATAGAACACGAGCACATCCGGCGAATCCACCAGCGCCATCGCAACACCTACAGGAAGCGCAGCATCAACAACCGTGGCCTCAGTCGCAGCAGTTTCCCGTTTGGCAACAGCGGTCTTATGCAAATCAGAGTCCATCACTACAAATACAGAGCAGCAGACAGCAGCTAAGCAGTGCTGACGCGCGCATAGCAATGAACTGTTGGAACTGTGATGAAGAAGGACATCGCTTCATGGACTGTCCAAAACCGCAAGCGATCCTCTTTTGTTACCGTTGTGGCAGGAAAGGATACTCTTTACGCAGCTGTTTCACATGCCGCACTGACGCGGGAAACCAGCAAGCGGGGAACCAACAATAG